In Alteromonas mediterranea DE, a single genomic region encodes these proteins:
- a CDS encoding glucosaminidase domain-containing protein, with protein sequence MHKRETFKIVLITLGVLAVIVINAIIFTEDEPDILAIPQTTKATKPVPDFSVYTNVKEKKEAFFDYLRPEVEKQNAYLLTLRHYVQTLYRKALADEPLTEEDVARLEWLEEEYRVKATQPLKTKLLALLQKIDVLPAELVLVQAANESAWGTSRFARKGYNFFGLWCFSKGCGFVPSRRNDGASHEVAKFDSLSRATYTYMRNLNRHDAYADLREIRSRLRANQIPITGVALAEGLMNYSERGAAYVEELQTMIRFNEEFLSE encoded by the coding sequence ATGCATAAACGTGAAACATTCAAAATTGTTCTTATAACGCTAGGGGTGCTGGCGGTCATTGTTATTAACGCCATTATCTTTACCGAAGACGAACCTGATATTTTAGCAATACCCCAAACGACAAAGGCGACAAAGCCAGTTCCAGATTTCTCTGTTTACACCAATGTCAAAGAGAAAAAGGAAGCGTTTTTTGATTATCTACGCCCCGAAGTAGAAAAGCAAAATGCCTATCTCTTAACCCTTAGGCACTATGTGCAAACACTTTATAGAAAGGCATTGGCAGATGAGCCTTTAACTGAAGAAGATGTTGCAAGACTTGAGTGGCTTGAAGAAGAATATCGAGTAAAAGCAACTCAGCCCCTTAAAACCAAGTTGTTAGCGCTACTGCAAAAAATTGATGTATTGCCAGCAGAATTAGTACTAGTTCAGGCGGCGAACGAGTCTGCGTGGGGTACGAGCCGGTTTGCCAGAAAAGGGTACAATTTCTTTGGATTGTGGTGCTTCTCAAAAGGGTGTGGTTTTGTGCCAAGCCGACGAAACGACGGCGCTTCTCACGAAGTGGCTAAATTCGACAGCTTGTCGAGAGCGACCTATACCTACATGCGAAATTTAAACAGACACGACGCCTATGCCGATTTAAGAGAAATTCGCAGTCGATTAAGGGCGAACCAAATACCTATTACTGGAGTGGCATTGGCGGAAGGGCTAATGAACTACTCAGAGCGCGGAGCCGCTTATGTGGAAGAGCTTCAAACAATGATTCGATTTAACGAGGAGTTTTTATCCGAATGA
- a CDS encoding LysE family translocator translates to MQYMNEFLTIALVHLVAVASPGPDFAVVVRNSVAYGRRTAMFTSVGIGLAILLHVAYSLVGLSVVIATTPWLFTTFSYAAAAYLLYLAFGALRSGPVKQNEVVNSESKTSQISVKRAVWMGFLTNGLNPKATLFFLSLFTAIISIETPFSVKLGYGIYLAIATGLWFCFLSYLLSTSKVAELIGKKGYWLDRAMGVLLVGLAAKLVLG, encoded by the coding sequence ATGCAGTATATGAATGAATTTCTCACCATCGCACTAGTACACCTTGTTGCTGTTGCAAGTCCAGGGCCCGACTTTGCCGTTGTGGTGCGCAATAGTGTTGCTTACGGTCGTCGCACCGCCATGTTTACTAGCGTGGGAATTGGTTTAGCCATTTTACTTCACGTTGCTTATTCGCTTGTTGGGTTAAGCGTGGTTATTGCTACTACCCCATGGCTATTTACAACGTTTAGCTATGCCGCCGCCGCCTATTTACTTTACCTTGCGTTCGGTGCGCTAAGAAGTGGCCCGGTGAAGCAAAACGAGGTAGTGAACTCAGAAAGCAAAACATCGCAAATTTCAGTGAAACGTGCGGTGTGGATGGGCTTTCTCACTAATGGGCTTAACCCGAAGGCAACGCTTTTCTTCCTGTCTCTTTTTACCGCTATTATCAGCATTGAAACCCCATTTAGCGTTAAGCTTGGTTATGGCATTTATTTAGCGATTGCTACTGGGCTTTGGTTTTGCTTTCTTTCATATTTACTTAGCACTAGCAAGGTTGCCGAGCTTATTGGTAAAAAAGGTTACTGGTTAGACCGAGCTATGGGCGTACTTTTAGTAGGGTTAGCAGCAAAACTAGTATTAGGTTAA
- a CDS encoding patatin-like phospholipase family protein, translating to MKIGLALGAGAARGWTHIGIIQALEKLGVKIDVVAGCSIGAYVGAAYTSGKLEGLKEWACSLSDWQVLALMGVGLRRGGIASGQKVFDKLASEFCESSYEDMIKPFATVATDLYTGREVVFNSGPIGDTIQASCAIPALFAPVAHGDRWLVDGAVVNPVPVNLCRQLGADFVIAVNLNADFRPLRLEKLRQDHEENQRKTEDFFTKSQNVLRQWFSPDSKQDDKSIEDKEEPNADAAKNVKTEEGIAADVIDKVEEEFTEVPVKVNKRNPPGIMSVMSSSLEILQARVTRSRLAGDPPDILIEPQLTDVGIMEFHRAEELCAKGEETIARLAEQIRYQLLT from the coding sequence ATGAAAATAGGACTTGCGTTAGGCGCTGGTGCAGCACGAGGCTGGACCCATATAGGTATCATTCAAGCCTTAGAAAAGCTGGGCGTTAAAATAGACGTTGTTGCCGGCTGCTCCATTGGCGCTTATGTTGGTGCAGCCTATACAAGTGGCAAGCTGGAAGGCTTAAAAGAGTGGGCGTGTTCATTAAGCGACTGGCAAGTGCTTGCTCTTATGGGAGTTGGGCTTAGGCGTGGTGGCATAGCTAGCGGACAAAAGGTTTTTGACAAGCTTGCTAGCGAGTTTTGTGAATCTAGCTATGAAGATATGATTAAACCTTTTGCGACCGTGGCTACTGACTTATACACAGGTCGTGAAGTGGTGTTTAACTCAGGTCCTATTGGCGATACCATTCAAGCATCTTGCGCTATTCCTGCCCTCTTTGCGCCCGTAGCTCATGGAGACCGTTGGTTAGTCGACGGTGCGGTCGTAAATCCTGTTCCTGTCAATTTGTGCCGTCAATTAGGCGCAGATTTTGTCATCGCGGTTAACCTAAATGCCGACTTTAGGCCTCTTCGCCTTGAAAAGTTAAGACAGGATCACGAAGAAAATCAGCGTAAGACCGAAGACTTTTTTACCAAAAGCCAAAACGTATTGCGTCAATGGTTTTCCCCCGACAGTAAACAAGATGATAAAAGTATCGAGGATAAAGAAGAGCCTAACGCCGATGCAGCCAAAAACGTTAAAACCGAAGAAGGTATTGCCGCAGATGTTATCGATAAAGTAGAAGAAGAGTTCACCGAAGTTCCTGTCAAGGTAAACAAGCGCAACCCACCGGGCATAATGAGCGTGATGAGCAGTTCATTAGAGATCCTGCAGGCGCGCGTTACACGCTCTCGTCTGGCTGGCGATCCGCCGGATATCTTAATTGAACCTCAGTTGACAGACGTGGGTATTATGGAGTTTCACAGAGCTGAAGAGCTGTGCGCTAAGGGAGAAGAGACCATCGCGCGTTTAGCCGAACAGATTAGGTATCAGTTACTTACGTAA
- a CDS encoding DUF2987 domain-containing protein, translating to MKRAALFLASSLLVSFGISPVAAETIDVEYSRFYSHVKKLDNEDTQALQFAFGFVRVGEGRLCEVNGAAIVTDKKTMALTVSEEGRFTVPTEKALKLANALVRIDLGERANVCDMSVQLETKPEYLKQYYTKDDLTFLYGQYEAFFNEMGSFLSFMMPSVKGLMIQFDDKNLDFITPQGVQINNGVLHLEQEWIDGAKGLTLPHAPLRVTAMASS from the coding sequence ATGAAACGCGCTGCCTTATTTTTAGCTTCATCCCTACTTGTCAGTTTTGGCATCTCACCGGTAGCTGCAGAAACGATTGACGTTGAGTACAGTCGTTTCTATAGCCATGTTAAAAAACTGGATAACGAAGATACACAAGCGCTTCAATTTGCGTTTGGTTTTGTACGCGTAGGCGAAGGGCGCCTCTGTGAAGTTAATGGCGCAGCTATAGTGACTGATAAGAAAACGATGGCACTTACTGTAAGTGAAGAAGGGCGCTTTACCGTTCCCACCGAAAAAGCCCTGAAGCTAGCCAACGCACTGGTGCGCATTGATTTAGGCGAACGAGCCAATGTGTGCGATATGTCGGTTCAACTTGAAACAAAACCGGAATACCTAAAGCAATATTATACAAAAGATGACCTTACGTTTTTGTACGGGCAATACGAAGCTTTCTTTAATGAAATGGGGAGTTTTTTGTCTTTCATGATGCCTTCTGTAAAAGGCTTAATGATTCAATTTGACGATAAGAATTTAGATTTTATTACCCCGCAAGGTGTACAGATAAATAATGGCGTATTGCACCTTGAACAAGAGTGGATTGATGGCGCAAAAGGATTGACTTTGCCTCATGCGCCCCTTCGTGTTACGGCTATGGCGTCAAGCTAG
- the ttcA gene encoding tRNA 2-thiocytidine(32) synthetase TtcA, whose amino-acid sequence MSLGTSSADASVLNAAQSKQKYNFNKLQKRLRRNVGKAIGDFGMIENNDKVMVCLSGGKDSYTMLDILLFLKKIAPIHFDIVAVNLDQKQPGFPEHVLPEYLERIGVDYKIVEEDTYSIVKDKIPEGKTTCSLCSRLRRGILYRTAKELGATKIALGHHRDDMLETFFLNMFHGGKLKSMPPKLVSDNGEHIVIRPLAYCTEKDIVKYSQAVEFPIIPCNLCGSQENLQRQNIKAMLQDWNKRFPGRIESMFSALQNVAPSHLVDNNLYDFKGITTQDGPVEDGDIGFDQPSFTTNSNAALATEESAIEVVNIVEPK is encoded by the coding sequence ATGAGTTTAGGCACAAGCAGTGCTGATGCGTCGGTACTAAACGCAGCGCAAAGTAAGCAAAAGTACAACTTCAACAAACTTCAGAAGCGCCTTCGCCGCAATGTGGGTAAAGCCATAGGCGATTTCGGTATGATTGAAAACAATGACAAAGTCATGGTGTGTTTATCTGGCGGTAAAGATAGTTACACCATGCTGGACATTTTATTGTTTTTAAAGAAGATTGCGCCTATTCACTTCGACATAGTTGCGGTAAACCTTGACCAGAAGCAACCAGGGTTCCCTGAGCATGTATTGCCTGAATATCTAGAGCGTATTGGTGTTGATTACAAAATTGTAGAAGAAGACACCTACTCTATTGTTAAAGATAAAATTCCTGAAGGTAAAACCACCTGTTCACTTTGTTCAAGACTGCGCCGCGGTATTTTATATCGCACCGCAAAAGAACTCGGCGCAACAAAAATAGCCCTTGGTCACCACCGTGACGATATGTTGGAAACCTTTTTCCTAAATATGTTTCACGGCGGAAAGCTGAAGTCCATGCCGCCAAAACTAGTCAGCGATAATGGCGAGCATATCGTTATTCGTCCGCTCGCCTACTGTACAGAAAAAGACATCGTAAAATATTCACAAGCCGTAGAGTTTCCTATTATTCCTTGCAACCTATGCGGTTCCCAAGAGAATTTACAGAGACAAAATATTAAAGCCATGCTTCAAGACTGGAACAAACGCTTTCCGGGCCGAATAGAGTCAATGTTTAGCGCTCTTCAAAATGTAGCGCCATCTCACTTAGTAGATAACAACTTGTACGATTTTAAAGGTATTACCACCCAAGATGGCCCCGTTGAAGATGGCGACATTGGATTTGATCAACCTTCTTTTACCACGAACAGCAACGCTGCTTTAGCAACCGAAGAAAGCGCGATTGAAGTGGTAAACATTGTGGAACCTAAATAG
- the uspE gene encoding universal stress protein UspE encodes MIECKRILAVVDAERDNQPALSRAYELASKTGASVTAIMVVYDLSYDMTTMLSPDEREAMRDAVTNEHAKWLSGQLKEQGFGETDIVVEWNNRAYESIIYYTLKNQIDLVVKATKKHDDLASVIFTPTDWHLMRKCPRPVLLVKEHDWPEGGEIIAAVNVGSEDEEHAALNDKITVIANDYAALLKGKVNLVNSFPSTPLNIAIEVPEFDPDTYHDAVKNHHKKEMKSHALKYGIADEKCVVREGLPEKVIPQVAKTLDAELVIIGTVGRVGLSAALIGNTAEHVIDELNCDVLAIKPDGFESPLSV; translated from the coding sequence ATGATTGAGTGTAAACGAATCCTTGCGGTAGTCGATGCCGAGCGAGATAACCAGCCCGCGTTAAGTCGCGCTTATGAATTAGCATCAAAGACCGGGGCCTCTGTAACTGCGATTATGGTGGTTTACGACTTGTCTTATGATATGACCACTATGTTAAGTCCAGATGAGCGAGAAGCCATGCGAGATGCTGTTACCAATGAGCATGCTAAATGGCTCTCTGGGCAGCTTAAAGAACAAGGCTTCGGTGAAACTGACATCGTGGTTGAATGGAACAATCGTGCCTACGAATCGATTATCTATTACACACTTAAGAATCAAATTGACCTTGTTGTAAAAGCCACTAAAAAGCATGACGACCTGGCTTCCGTTATTTTTACACCTACCGATTGGCATTTAATGCGTAAGTGTCCGCGCCCCGTTTTATTAGTTAAAGAGCATGATTGGCCAGAAGGCGGCGAGATCATTGCCGCTGTAAACGTCGGCAGTGAAGACGAAGAACATGCTGCGCTTAACGACAAGATTACCGTTATCGCCAATGATTATGCGGCCTTGCTAAAAGGTAAGGTTAATTTAGTCAATAGCTTCCCTTCTACGCCACTTAATATTGCTATCGAGGTGCCCGAATTTGACCCTGATACCTATCATGACGCGGTAAAAAATCATCATAAGAAAGAAATGAAAAGCCATGCGTTAAAGTACGGCATTGCAGATGAAAAATGTGTTGTCAGAGAAGGGCTACCTGAAAAAGTCATTCCACAAGTGGCAAAGACATTAGACGCCGAACTCGTCATTATAGGCACTGTAGGCCGCGTTGGTCTTTCTGCCGCGCTCATTGGGAACACGGCAGAGCATGTTATCGATGAGCTAAATTGTGACGTATTAGCTATCAAGCCAGACGGATTCGAGTCGCCGTTAAGTGTGTGA